Part of the Candidatus Poribacteria bacterium genome, GCGGTCGCGCTTGCCGCACGCTCCGCGCCGACCTTCACGCGCTCCTCGTTTGCCGGCAGCTTGTGGATCGCCCGGAGGATCGCCTCGATACGCTCGAACGGTTCATCAATTCGCATCTTGCCTGCGGCGTTGTTCAGCGCTCGCTCCATCTCTTGGAGGGCGTCGTCGCCGTCGGGAGTGACGTGCGCGCGCACGAGCCGCTTGGAGCCGCCCTCGACGGGCACCAGCACGGCGCCGCGATGCTCCGGCAGTTGGAAATCATCCGACGGGGCGACCTCCAGACGAGCGACGATACCAGGCGCAGCCATGTGGTCCCACACGCCCGAGAGGCTCGCGTCTTCGACCAGTAGGTAGCGTGGCTTCTGCTCGACCGACGCCCAAAGCGACCTACCAATCGTCGCCGCCATCGCGTCTGTCAGTTGCCCGTCCGGGTGCAGCAGTCGCTGTGTCTCGGATACCTCGACCGGTTCCGTGTAGCGGAACTCGATGGGCAAGCCGCGATGGTTCGTCACCAACAGCCCCGCGACGGAGGCGTTCAGCGACGGGCTCTGGATCCAGGTCAGGTAACCGAAGAGCAGGTCCTGGGTCGGCATGGAGCGTCCTTACTCACTCAGGTGTGGCACTGACAGCAATCGGCGTCATCGGCGCTCGCGCGAATCGCTGCAAGTTTTCCTGCCGTAATGCCTCTGTGTTACTGGCAGCGGTCGGCGTCATCGGCGCTCGCAGGGAGCGCCCTCATCGGTCTCATAGGAACATCGCGCGCAGTCCACCCATGAGCACGCGATAGGGCGATGAGTGGTTACATCATTGGGTGGGAGGCGTCCAAGTATTGAGTCGCGATGAGCCCTTGAGCCTCGATCGCAGACCGGCTAGAGTGCCGCTGCCGTTTGCTGACCCAGGAGGAGCCCATGCGGATCGACCGAATCGACGTCTATCCCGTCTCGTTCCCATTCCTTCGCGAGTTTCGCATCTCGCGCGGGACGGTCGGGTCCGCGCGCGTCGGACGCCCAAGCCTGATCGTCAAGCTGACGACCGACTCGGGGATCGTCGGGTGGGGCGAATCGGTTCCCGTGCGGCAGTGGTCCTACGAGACGGTCGAGTCGGTCTACACGACGCAGAAGACGTACCTGGCTCCCGCCCTGATCGGCGCCGACGTGATGGACGTTGACGGGCTCCACACTCGGATGGATCGCGAAATCGCCCCCGGCTACACGCTGGGACAACCCATAGCGCGAGCCGGAATCGACATCGCCGCTCACGACGCCATCGGGAAGGCGCTTGGCGTGCCGCTCCACGCCTACTGGGGGATCCGGCGCAAGGACTCCCTCGTTCTGTCGTGGACGGTGGCGGTTTCCTCGCTCGATGAGGTGGCGGAGCTCGTGGACGAAGGCAAGTCCAAAGGCTACCGCAACTTCAACGTGAAGGTCGGGCACGAGTCCGATCCGTCCTTCGACGTGACGCTGTGTCGCACGGTGCGCCGACTTGCTCCGGACGGGTTCCTGTGGGCAGATGCGAACGGGGGCTACTCGGTCGAGACCGCGAAACGTCTGGTTCGGACGTTCGCGGACATCGGCGTCGATGTCTTGGAGCAGCCTCTACCGCCGAACGCTTTGAGCGGGTACGTCGAGCTCCAGCGACTGGCGGCGCTGCCGATCACGGTCGATGAAGGTCTCATCACTCCCCGCGACCTGATCGAGATGATCCGGCTCGGGGCGATCAGCGGCGTTGCGATGAAGCCGGCGAGGGTCGGCGGGCTCCGCCCGCAGCGCCGGCTGATCGAGATCGTACAGGACGCCGGCATGCTGTTCTTGGGCAGCGGCTTGACCGATCCGGACATCTCGTTCGCCGCCAGCGTTGCGGTCTACGCCGCGCACGGGCTACAGTATCCTGCAGCCTTGAACGGACCCCAGTTCCTGAGCGCTTCCATAGCAAGCCACGGCGTTCGCATCGACGGCGATGTCGCCCACGTGCCCGACGGACCGGGTCTCGGCGTCGACGTCGATGAGGAGCGCATCCCCGAGCTCGCAATGCCCGCGCTTGGCGGGTGATTTCTCGGATTCCGACACGACCATCGCGGCGAGGACGCGGCATCGGTCTGCCGACAGACCGACAGAGGCGCGCGAACGGGGCTGTCCGCCGCCTCGCTCTGGGTATCTCATCCTATATATAGCCGCTCACGCATAGCCGCCTATCGCATGGAGCCGCAACGCACGGAAGGAGGGCAACGACGATGCCTTGGACCCATCTCGCCAGACCTCGCGTGCTCGCATCGGCGCTCGCGCTCGTGTCACTGATGCCGGGGATGTCCGTTGCGGCGGAGGAGTCGGAGACCGTTCGGCGCACGATGCCGGGCGTCGTCGTGTCTTCGCCGCCCACGATCGACGGCGTGCTGGACGACGCGTGCTGGTCGGAATCTCCCAGCTCGACGGCGTTCACCGATCCGGTGACGCTCCAGCCCGCGACGCAGCAGACGGTCGTGCGGATCGCCTACGATTCGCGCGCCGTGTACGTGGCGTTCGAGGCGTTCGATGCGGAACCGGAGCGGATCGTCGGGCGGAACACCAAGGATCAGGTTCGTCCGCGTGGAGAGGACTACGTCGCGTTCGGGCTCGACCCCTTCCATACGCACCAGTTCGCCGACCGAAACTTCTTCATCATCAACCCGGCTGGAGCGAAGTACGCCCACTTGGCGGCGGGGCGAGCCGAGAAGGCTGAGTGGCTTGGGCTGTGGAAGGCTGTCGCGCGCGTCACGGAGCGCGGTTGGATTGCGGAGATGGAGGTACCGTGGCGCATGCTCGCGTACCCGGAGAGGAGCCAACCCATCGACATCGGGCTGAACTTCGACCGATATCGACAGAGCACCGGCGAGAAATCCTGGTGGTCGAACATCGGGTTGCAGGAGTTCAACGAGCTCGACGGTCATTGGACGGGCGTACTGCCCCCTCCGCGCGAGCGCGACCTGCGCTTCATGCCCTGGGTCTACGCAGGCGTCGGCGGTTCCCGCAGCGATGATATGACCGCGCGTGCCGGGCTCGACGCGCGCTATGCCTTCACACCCCAGTTCACAGTGGTCGGAACCGTGAACCCGGACTTCGAGAACGTCGAGCAGGCGGTGGAAGGCATCGATTTCTCCTACGGCGCGCGCTTCGTCGGTGACCGAAGGCCCTTCTTCCAAGAAGGGAAGACGATACTCGGCTCGGGGTACTACCACTCTCGTCGGATTCCGAACATGGACGCCGGCATCAGCCTGTTCGGAAAGGTGGGGAACCGCTCTTCAGCCGGGGCGCTCGCGACCTACGACGACGGCGGCGAGGCGAACCTGATCGCGCGGGGCACGCGTACGCTGACGGACACGACGAACGTCGGCGTTGTGTTCCTGAGCCATCGCGACGACGACGGAACCAACCTCATCGGAGACGTGAATGGATCGACGCGCTGGAGACGCGTCGTCGTCGGAGTCGACGTCGCCCAGACATGGGACGGCGAGCTCAGGGGACGCCAGGCGCAGGGGAGCATCAGCTTCCGCGGGGACAATCTATCCGTCGAGATCCGTCCGGCGCTGATCGATGCGGACTTCGTCAACCGGCTGGGGTACCACCCCTTCCTGGGTTACCGCGGCGTGCGCGGGCTCGCCTATTACGGTCGGCAATGGCGGTCGGGTCCGATCCGCAGGGCGTCGGCGTTCGCCGGCTTCGAGCGCCAGGACTTCGAGATCGGGACCGTGTTCCGCCGTACCGCTGAATACGGAGCCAACGTGCTGACCCAGAGCGACTACTCGTTGAGGCTGTGGTGGTACGGCGGCAGATACGAGGAGCTTCAGGGCGAGGGCACGCTCGTCACCGATCTCGGCGCGCGGAGCTCGGATGCGTTCACGAACTACGGTGTGAGACACGAATGGGGAACACGGCAGGGCTTGCCATACCGCTCAGAGGGGGTGTACGGCAGCGTGCGGGTCGGTGACGTGTCGTCGAGCGTCAACGCGGCGTTCGTCCGACACGATGTCAGCCGTCGCCAGACGATCTGGACGCTCACCTACGACCGCTCGTCCGCGCTGAGCATCGGCGGTAGGCTCATCTGGCAGGACGACGACATGAACGGCTATCTGGCGATCCGCCGGTCGGGCTACGCTGGCACGGAGTTCTACGTCATCGCGGGCGACCCGAACAGCGCGCGGTTCCGAAGCCGGTACGTCGTCAAGGTCATCCAGGCGTTCTGATGCGTCGGCTACGGAAACAGCGTGTACATGTTCCGTTCGGTGATGATCCCGATGAGGCTCCACAGGCTTCCGGCGAGGAATTGCCCCAGCAGGAACCCCAGGAACAGCGGCATGTACCGGCGGTAGGCTCCGAGGCTGCCCGCCGTCATGATGATCCGCTTGGACGCCCATCCCAGGAAGATCGAGAACCACATCCATCCGATCGCCCATCCGTACCCGACGGCGTACCCGACGGGGTAGAGGGGCCACCAGATGAACGTCCGCTTGAGCGCCGCCAGAAACAGCGTGAAGCCGAACCCGAACAGGATGCGCAGCATGTTCGGGATGTCGGGTCCGCGGGGATTCGTGATCCAGCTCGCCAGGCGTCCGAACTCACCGACTCCCCAGACCGCGAAGCGATGGCGGTAGTAGAGCACAATGTGCAGACCGATGGCGAGGAGACTCCCGGCCACCCCTGCCAACACCATCGAGACGACCAACCGGCGAGTGCTCATCCGAAACGCCGACGCGATCTTGAAGCCCTCGAGCTGATGCGGCATCGGATGGCAGCGGAACCCGTAGGCGAGCCACGAGAAGAGCGTCGTCACGGAGAGATTGTGCGGGCCCAGCACGCGGGTTCCTGCGAACACGGTCATCAGGTAGTCGGGGTGGACGCCGTGGAGCTCGTGGGTCGGCGGACCCAGTTCCGCCCGCATGCGTGTCATGGCGATGGCGCAGAGGAAGTAGATGGTGAAATAGGCTCCCGTCATCCAGTACGAGATGCCTGCTGCGCGGCAGAACAGCAAGATGAACGCGGAACCGAGGACGAGTCCGATGACCGCGAATCGCTCTACGGGTCGGTCCTCGTCGCTGGTCGCGCCGCGCCGGAACGCGCCGACCAGGACTTCCCGGATGTGGCGTCGCGTCGTCCAGATCGCCAGTACGCCGATCGCTACCCAGGCTCCCGCGCGCTGATCGCCCTCCCATCCGGCTCCCTGGGGAACGCCGAACGCCGTGATGAGCACCAACTGGACTTTCCACAGTAGGAAGAAGACCCACAGCGAGAGCGACAAATCGAGTGGCATCAGATAACCAAGACCGACCGCGAACAGGTAGACGTAGATGTAGAGCCCGCCCATGCCGCTCCAGGGCTTTTCGGAGAAAAACGGCGACAGATCGTACTTCATCTGAAGGAACGGAAACGACGGGAACAGGTAGTGGAGCCCCGCCGCTGCTTCGATCACGAACGCGATGGCGAAGCCGGTCCACATCAAGCCGCTGCGGAAGAAGCGATCCGAGTCGCCAATGACCTGAATGGGTATCTGGGCGATTGGGTAGTTCAGCTTCTCGTGCTCGGTCCACTGCTTCTTCACGATGACGTTGATGCAGAGCATCACCAGCAGCAGCACGGACACGAACGCCGACCATGCGAGGAACGGCTTGAGCCACGCGCCGAGGATGTTCGGCTTCCAGAAGGGCCCGCCCTCGTAGTAACCACGCAGCACGTCACGGTTGCCTACGGTCAGCCAGGTCGGGAAGTGCATGTGGAACAGCTCAGCCCACTCGTTCTCCGGTGTGGCGAACCAGTAGCCGTTGCCGATGAGGGGAACCAACTGACGGATGATGTCGTGTCCAGCCAGCGCCGTCGCCACCGACACCATGATGTAGAGCGTGGCGAGCTCGGCTGAGCTGAGCGCTGCTGATGGAGCGAATCGGCGCAGACCCAAGTTGAGCAGCGACAGGGCGAACAGCGTGAAGAGCACCGTCGGGAAGAACGAGAAGTCGGTGAGCTCCCAGACGACCCGGTTCTCGGCTGAGATGATCCAGAAGCAGTTGGCGAAGATGAGCAGGGAACCAACGAGCAAGACACGGAATCCGAATCTGAGAGCGGACGTCGTGTCGGGTGCTGCTCGCGCCGGCTTGTGTCTGTGGGAGTCCATGGCACCTCGGATCTCAGCGGACGACCATTCTAGCCGGTTCCCGCCCCTGCGTCCACGTCCGTGCGGCGCGCGCTCGGCTCTTGACACGTCCTGCACGCGAGCCTAGACTCCGGGCGACCGCTCGGGAGGAACACCGTTGCGCCGCCATCTGACGCGATTGCCCGCTGCATTCGCTTTGGTCGCTGCCCTGTCTGGCTGCTCCGGAGCTCTCAAGACGCTCTTTGCGCCTCAGGAGCTCAGCGACAACTACGCGCAGACACCTGGGACGACTGCCGTCTACAACTGGCAGGGCGTCTCGACCCCAGCGCCGGCGATCATCGACGGTGACGCTGCAACGTTCGAAGAGATGAGCCGCGAAATCGAGGTGCGACTGCCGGAGCCTCGTCCGATCCGCCGGATCGTCATACGCAACACCAACTTCGAGGATGTCATCGTCTACGTGGGAGGCCCGGGCGGCGAAGGCGACTGGAAGATACAGACGCAGATCCGTCAGAACAAAAACACCACGATCACGATACCGCTGTCGCTGATGACCGACCGCATCCGGTTCCGAATCGGCGGTACGCTCGACGACTCTATCGGACCCGCGCAACCGATCATCGTCGAGGGTATTGAGATTCGGCGCTCGACGCTCCACCAGGCGCGCCCGAAGGCAGGCGAGGTGGAGATCTACGGGTTTCGCACCAAGCGCGAGGCAGACGACGTTTTCTAGGAAGACTTCGGACAGATCGCCATGCCGACTGACCCTTGGAACAAGTTCCACTTCCCTGCCACCATCGAGTGCGGGGCCGGGTGCGCACTCGCCGTGGGAAGGCGCATCCGTCGCATCGAGGCTGAGCGACCTCTGGTCGTATCCGATCCGGGAGTTGTTCAGGCACATCTGGTGGCTCCCATCATCGACGCGCTGGAGCGAGCCGGATGCCAGCCGACGCTGTTCAGCGACATCCGACCCAACCCCACCGACAAGAACGTCTACGCCGGCTCGGTGCGCTACCGCGAAGGGCACTGCGACAGCATCGTCGCGGTGGGAGGCGGCAGCGTGATGGACGCTGCGAAGGCGATCCGCATTCTGGTCTCACATCCGAATGCGCTCCCGGAGCTCTACGCCGATGCTGGCGGAGTCGAGCGGATCAGCCGACCGATGCCACGCCTGATCTGCATACCGACGACGGCAGGAACCGGCAGTGAAGTGTCGCGCGGAGCGGTGATCACGGACACCTCCGAAGGACGCAAGCGAGTTGTCCTCCATCCGCGGATGTCTGCCACGATCGCTCTGCTCGACCCGAACATGACGGTACATCTTCCGAAGTTCCTGACGGCGGCGACCGGCGCAGATGCCTTCGCTCACTGCGTCGAAGGCTACTCGGCGAAGGGCTACCACCCGATTGCGGAAGGGATTGCGCTCCAAGGGATCCGTACCGTCGTCGAAAACCTGCCGGTCGTCGTGGAGGAACCGTCGAACATCGAGGCGCGCGGCAGGATGCTGCTGGCAGCCTCGATGGGAGCGCTCGCGATACAGCGAGGGGCTGGCGCCGCGCACGCGCTCTCGCACCCGTTGTCCCACGTCAGCGGGATTCACCACGGTATGGCGAGTGCCATCGTGCTCCCAGCGGTCGTGCGCTTCAACCTAGCTGAAGTCCCTGCGCGCCTGGCGCAGATCGCATACGCCATGGGCGTCGATCCTTGCAGTCACGGACCGGAAGCGGCAGCGGAAGCATTGAGCCAGAGGATCTCAGACTTGCTCGCGCGGCTCGGCTTGCCTCTCCGCCTGCGAGACGCCGGCGTGCGACGCGAAGACCTTCCCTCCCTAGCAGCGGCAGCAGCTCGCGACGACAGCCACCGAACGAATCCGCGAACCTGTGCCGAAGCCGACCTGTTGTCGCTCTACGAAGAGGTGTACTAGACGTGGAAGGCGGAGGCTCGACGATCGTCGTGACAACGCCCTCGCGACTCCACCTCGGCTTGATCGATCTGCACGGCGGCGAAGGACGGGTTGACGGCAGTGTAGGACTCGCCCTGTCGGAGCCTTGCTTCGAGCTTCGGCTCACGCGCTCGCAGACCGTTCGGATCGACGCAGACCCGATCTACCATCCGCGCATCGGAGCTGTCGTCGCTCGCGCCCGGGAACGTTGGGGCATCGGACCGGCAGCCGTCCGAGTCATCCAGTCGATTCCATCCCATGCCGGGCTCGGGTCGGGAACCCAGTTGACATTGGGCGTTCTCGCCGCTCTCTCGGAGCTCAATGGCGTCGGAGCCACGCACGACGACATCGTCGCGCTGTCGGGGCGAGGCGGCACGTCGGGCATCGGCGCTCACGCGTTCTGTGCCGGCGGATTCCTGATCGACGGCGGTCACCGGTTCCCCCAGTCCAAGGCGACGTTCCTGCCGTCGGCGGCGTCGGCATCGGCGGGATTGGGCCCGCTTCTCTGGCGGCAGGACTTCCCGGCGTGGGATATCGTCATCGCGACTCCTCACGGAAGGCACGTGTCGGGCGAGGAGGAGATTCGGCTGTTCCAGACGCTGTGTCCGATCCCCGAAGCGGATGTCGGAGCGGCGTGCCGAAGCCTGGTCATGGGGATGATGCCCGCTCTGGTCGAGCAAGACCTCGCGTCGTTCGGAGCGGCTCTGGAGCGGTTCCAGTCTGTCGGATGGAAGCGGATCGAGATCGACGCCCAAGACGAGCTGGTTCGTGATATGATGGGCGCGATGAGATCGCATGGCGGCTGCGGCGTGGCGATGAGCAGTTGGGGTCCGACCGTCGTGGCGTTCACCACGGATGGGCTTCGGCTGGCAGATGTGGCACGACGATGGCTGTCACGGCGCAACCTTGGAGGAACCGTCGTGGGGACGCGGGCTCGCAACACGGGAGCCACCATCGAGCGACGGGATTGAGATCTGCTGGATCGCCGTCGAATGTGGGGTGGGATCGCAATGGATACGCTGTTCGTCCCAGAAACCGTGCCGGAGGAATGGGCGGCGCTCGCCGACCGAGCGACGCAAGGCGGTGGCGTGTTCGTGCTGATTGCCGGCATGGATTCTGGCAAGAGCACGCTCGGGCGGTACCTAGCGCGCGCCGCGCTAGCCAGGCAGCTCATTGTCGGCTTCATCGATTCCGACATAGGCCAATCCGTGATCGGGCCCCCGACGACGATCGGCCTCAAGATTCTACAGGAATCGACGGACGAGCTCAGCGCCGCCCCGGACGCGCTCTACTTCGTCGGCGCCACGTCGCCTGCGAATGTGCGAATCGAAATGGTCGTCGGAACAAGACGCCTTGCGGACTTCGCGCGCCGGCGGGGAGTGGACGTGCTCATCGTCGACACGACGGGTCTCGTCGAGGGCTCTTCCGGCTACCTGCTCAAGGCGCACAAGATCGAGTGCCTCCGTCCCGCGCAGGTGGTGGCGATCGAGCCGTCCCCGGAGTCCGACACGCTCCGGCATATTCTCGACGCGTTCGAGGGGCAGTCGGATATCGTGATCCATCGGCTGGCACGTCGTCCAGAGGCGCAACGCCGAAACCCGAATGTCAGACGAAGTTTCCGGGACGAGAAGCTGCGGGAATACTTCTCGAACGCGACCGAGTTCACTTTGCCCGCCAGCAGCGTCGTGATGAGTGGAGAGGCGCTGACCCAGGACAACCACGAGCCCAGCCGCTTCAAGGACGTCCTGATCGCCTTCCTCGACCGTCGCGGCTTTGCGTCGGGCCTCGGCATCCTACGCGAGTGGGACGCCGCGAAGGAAACGCTGCGCGTGCTGGCTCCGGCTGATTTCACGGGCAGTGGGCTGCGGATACGCGTCAGCCTGTTCCACCCTTACCAGCCGTAGCGGCTCGGGCCCCACGGCTTGGTGATGAGTTCCTGCTTGGCGAGGAGCAGTGTTCCGCTGGGCACGTCCTCGTAGCAGATGACGCCGGGACCCACACACGAATACGAACCCACCTTGACGCCTGGCATGAGCATCGCGTTCACGCCGGTTCGACAGAAGTCGCCCATGTAGGTGGCGTCTGCCCCATGTGAGGGCGTCTCCGTGCGTCCGCCGATCCGATGGGGCGTGTCCCGGTCGTCGAACCGCAGCGTGCCGCAGACGCTCGCAGCGCCGATGTCCGTCGCCTCGCCGAACACGCCGGACATCTCGCAGTAGTGGTACAGATACACCTTGTCGAACAGCACGCCGCTGAACTCCGCCCCATGTCCGATGATGCACCGGTTGCCGACCACGGATCGACCGCCGACGTCGCAGTAGTCGCTGATGCGGCAGTGGTTCCCGATGACGAAACCACCGTGGAGGATCGCCCCGTTGGTGATCTGGCAGTTGCCCCCGACGATGGCGTTGCCTCGCAGCACGACGCGCTTGCCGATGGTCGTGTTAGACCCGACGACCACGTGCCCGGTGATGTCGGCTCCATCGGAGATGCGCGCTCCGTCGGCGACCACGTCCGTATGGAGCTGACTGGTGAGATGCTCGACCATGCGGGCGTTGGCTTCCAGGACATGCCACGGCTTGTCGATATCGACGAAGAATCCCATCGTCTCCGACGCGAACACGTCCACATGATCGTCGATGAGAACCTGGATCGAGCCGGCGACTTCCGATTCTGCGGGCGGCATGCCTCCCACGTCGACGCGCGTCGCGATGCCCGGGTTGCGCGCAAGCGCCGGCAATGCGTGAGCCTGAAACGCGTACACGCCGCACAGGCGGTGCGAACCGCCTCGCGGGTGACCGGTCACCTGGGTGACGAGCCCGCCTGAGGTCGCAGCACAGATCCAGCTCCCGGGCTCCTCCTCGCCGAGTCGGTTCAGCAGAACACCGGCTAGAGCGCCGCTGTTCCCGAACTCGGTGACGAAGCGCCGGAGGTCCTCCGTCGTCAGCACGATGTCGCCGTAGACGACGAGCAGCGGCTCGCGTTCCGCGCAGGTTTCAGCGGCGGCGTACGCGGCGGCGGCGGTTCCATCGAGCGTCGTCTGCGTGACGAAGCGCACACCAGGCAGGTCCGCCGTCGCGCCCATCACCTGCTGCTTCCGATGCCCGACGGCGACGACGATCTCCGTCACACCGATCTCGATCAGGCTGAGGCATAGCCGTCGCACTGCCGGAACGTTGGCAATCGGCAGTACGCACTTCTGGCGCACGTCTCCGTACGGGAAGCACTTGCTGCCGCGACCCGCCGCGAGCACGATGGCTCGTCGAATCATGTCTGTTCCCGTCGATCAGGAGGTATAGAGCCGCTTGACGCGCCTACCCAGTCCAGTGAGCACGTCGTAGGAGATGGTGTCGCCCCACGCCGCCAGTTCGTCAGCGGAGATGCAACCGTCGCCGTCGCGACCGATGAGCGTCGCTGTATCGCCGTACGACGTATCCGGGATGTCGGTCACATCGCAGACAATGGTGTCCATACATACAGAGCCCAGGATGGGAGCGCGCCGACCTCGGATCAGCACGGATCCGCGATTGGACGCGACACGCGGATAGCCGTCCGTGTAGCCCACCGAGACGGTCGCGATGCGCCTGGCGGTTTGAGCGATGAAGCGGCGGTTGTAGGACACCGACTCGCCGGCAGCCAGGTCTGCGACGCGGCATACCCGAGCTCGCCAGGTCAACGCCGGCGACAACGCAATGGGATGAGCTGACTCGGCGCTAGGATAGACTCCATACAGACCGATCCCGATGCGCGACGCATCGAAGCGCATCTCCGGGAAGTTCAGCGCGGTTGCCGTGTTGCCGACGTGCCGCAGCAAGCCGGGTCGCGCGTGTCTGGAAGCCACGTCGAGGAAGCGGCGCCGTTGCACGTCGGTGAACGGATCGTCGGGCTCGTCGGCGCTGGCGAAGTGCGTCCACAGCCCCGCCAGGGCGATGGACGCGTTCGAATCGCAGACGCTGATGAGCTCGGCGACCTGATCGGGCGCGGCTCCATAACGGTTCATTCCCGTGTTGACCTTGACATGCACCCGCGCGACGCGGCGAGCCCGAGTCGCCGCATCTGCGACGAGGCAAAGCTCCTCACGCGAGGAGATGGTGATGGACGCATCGACAGCGATCGCCGGTTCCGCCGCATCGGGCGTCAGCGAGTAGAGCAGCAGGATCGGTTGCTCGACGCCTGAGTCGCGGAGCTCGGCAGCCTCTTCGGGCGACGCGACGGCGTAAGCGTCGGCAAGAGAGCCGAGGGCGCCAGACACACGAACGGCGCCGTGTCCGTAGCCGTCCGCCTTGATGACGGCGATGAGCGCAGACCCTTGCAGAAGGCTGCGGAACGCTCTCGCGTTCGCCCGGATCGCCGACAGATCGACTTCCGCCCACGTTCTCATTCCCGGCCTCGTTGGCTTCCTGCAAGCAAGAACGGCAAATTCGACGACTGTGTTCCAGATGGGTGCCGGGAGTGATAGACTGTGCGAACTACTTGCACAAACGCCGAGCCAGCCGATGGTCTTCGGTGGCTTGGCGAGTAAGCCTTGGTTTGTCATGGACAGGGAGGCGCTGATGCGATCCGCTCGGCGACACCGGATACTGCCGTGGGTGAGTGTGATCGGATTGGTGTTAGCCGTCGTGTCGGTTGGCGGCTGCGCCGGCAAGAAGGTCGTGCCCGTCGTGCACGAAGGGACGTCGGCTTCGGTTGAGCCGGCTGAGGCGACCGCCGATCCGTCGGTGCCCCTCTCGCACACCGAGACGCCAGCCGTCGCGCAACGTGAAGACGTTGTCGAGACTATTGCGGTTGTTGGCAACGAGGTGGGACAACGGGCGCCCGAATTCGCGCTACGGAACGCCGCAGGGGAACCGGTGAGCCTTTCGGACTACGGAGGGAAACCCCTCGTGGTGGTCTTCTACCGTGGATTCTGGTGAGGGATCTGCATGGAGCAGCTCGGCGAGCTGCAAGAAGCGTTGCCGCGTATCGCAGGCGAAGGAGCGAACCTCATCGCGATCGCTGTGGATAGTCCATCCCAGAACAAGAAGGTGATGGCTGACCACAAGCTCGCGTATCCCGTGCTCAGCGATCCGAAGAGGAAGGCGGTCGTTGCCTACGGTGTGCTCGACCCGGAGAGTAACCCGTTCACGAACCCCGGGTCCCACGCCAACATCGCGCGACCTGCTACGTTCGTCATCGATGGGGGGGGCGTCATCCGATGGAAGCACGTCGGAACGAGCACCAGCGACCGTCCGAGCGTGGCGACCATCATCTCTCAACTGAGGTCGGTCGCCGGGATATAGCCGCCGGCTACCGACGGATGCCGGCTTCTCGCAGCAGCATTCCGTTCGCGGCTCGGAGGGTGTACGAGATCGTGTCGCTCGGATGCCCGTGCTCTGTCCGC contains:
- a CDS encoding mandelate racemase — protein: MRIDRIDVYPVSFPFLREFRISRGTVGSARVGRPSLIVKLTTDSGIVGWGESVPVRQWSYETVESVYTTQKTYLAPALIGADVMDVDGLHTRMDREIAPGYTLGQPIARAGIDIAAHDAIGKALGVPLHAYWGIRRKDSLVLSWTVAVSSLDEVAELVDEGKSKGYRNFNVKVGHESDPSFDVTLCRTVRRLAPDGFLWADANGGYSVETAKRLVRTFADIGVDVLEQPLPPNALSGYVELQRLAALPITVDEGLITPRDLIEMIRLGAISGVAMKPARVGGLRPQRRLIEIVQDAGMLFLGSGLTDPDISFAASVAVYAAHGLQYPAALNGPQFLSASIASHGVRIDGDVAHVPDGPGLGVDVDEERIPELAMPALGG
- a CDS encoding carbohydrate binding family 9 domain-containing protein, producing the protein MPWTHLARPRVLASALALVSLMPGMSVAAEESETVRRTMPGVVVSSPPTIDGVLDDACWSESPSSTAFTDPVTLQPATQQTVVRIAYDSRAVYVAFEAFDAEPERIVGRNTKDQVRPRGEDYVAFGLDPFHTHQFADRNFFIINPAGAKYAHLAAGRAEKAEWLGLWKAVARVTERGWIAEMEVPWRMLAYPERSQPIDIGLNFDRYRQSTGEKSWWSNIGLQEFNELDGHWTGVLPPPRERDLRFMPWVYAGVGGSRSDDMTARAGLDARYAFTPQFTVVGTVNPDFENVEQAVEGIDFSYGARFVGDRRPFFQEGKTILGSGYYHSRRIPNMDAGISLFGKVGNRSSAGALATYDDGGEANLIARGTRTLTDTTNVGVVFLSHRDDDGTNLIGDVNGSTRWRRVVVGVDVAQTWDGELRGRQAQGSISFRGDNLSVEIRPALIDADFVNRLGYHPFLGYRGVRGLAYYGRQWRSGPIRRASAFAGFERQDFEIGTVFRRTAEYGANVLTQSDYSLRLWWYGGRYEELQGEGTLVTDLGARSSDAFTNYGVRHEWGTRQGLPYRSEGVYGSVRVGDVSSSVNAAFVRHDVSRRQTIWTLTYDRSSALSIGGRLIWQDDDMNGYLAIRRSGYAGTEFYVIAGDPNSARFRSRYVVKVIQAF
- a CDS encoding iron-containing alcohol dehydrogenase, which gives rise to MPTDPWNKFHFPATIECGAGCALAVGRRIRRIEAERPLVVSDPGVVQAHLVAPIIDALERAGCQPTLFSDIRPNPTDKNVYAGSVRYREGHCDSIVAVGGGSVMDAAKAIRILVSHPNALPELYADAGGVERISRPMPRLICIPTTAGTGSEVSRGAVITDTSEGRKRVVLHPRMSATIALLDPNMTVHLPKFLTAATGADAFAHCVEGYSAKGYHPIAEGIALQGIRTVVENLPVVVEEPSNIEARGRMLLAASMGALAIQRGAGAAHALSHPLSHVSGIHHGMASAIVLPAVVRFNLAEVPARLAQIAYAMGVDPCSHGPEAAAEALSQRISDLLARLGLPLRLRDAGVRREDLPSLAAAAARDDSHRTNPRTCAEADLLSLYEEVY
- a CDS encoding beta-ribofuranosylaminobenzene 5'-phosphate synthase; amino-acid sequence: MQSRTGSGSGSIEPEDLRLARAARLASPPARRRRATRRPSLPSSGSSSRRQPPNESANLCRSRPVVALRRGVLDVEGGGSTIVVTTPSRLHLGLIDLHGGEGRVDGSVGLALSEPCFELRLTRSQTVRIDADPIYHPRIGAVVARARERWGIGPAAVRVIQSIPSHAGLGSGTQLTLGVLAALSELNGVGATHDDIVALSGRGGTSGIGAHAFCAGGFLIDGGHRFPQSKATFLPSAASASAGLGPLLWRQDFPAWDIVIATPHGRHVSGEEEIRLFQTLCPIPEADVGAACRSLVMGMMPALVEQDLASFGAALERFQSVGWKRIEIDAQDELVRDMMGAMRSHGGCGVAMSSWGPTVVAFTTDGLRLADVARRWLSRRNLGGTVVGTRARNTGATIERRD
- a CDS encoding nucleotidyl transferase, with amino-acid sequence MIRRAIVLAAGRGSKCFPYGDVRQKCVLPIANVPAVRRLCLSLIEIGVTEIVVAVGHRKQQVMGATADLPGVRFVTQTTLDGTAAAAYAAAETCAEREPLLVVYGDIVLTTEDLRRFVTEFGNSGALAGVLLNRLGEEEPGSWICAATSGGLVTQVTGHPRGGSHRLCGVYAFQAHALPALARNPGIATRVDVGGMPPAESEVAGSIQVLIDDHVDVFASETMGFFVDIDKPWHVLEANARMVEHLTSQLHTDVVADGARISDGADITGHVVVGSNTTIGKRVVLRGNAIVGGNCQITNGAILHGGFVIGNHCRISDYCDVGGRSVVGNRCIIGHGAEFSGVLFDKVYLYHYCEMSGVFGEATDIGAASVCGTLRFDDRDTPHRIGGRTETPSHGADATYMGDFCRTGVNAMLMPGVKVGSYSCVGPGVICYEDVPSGTLLLAKQELITKPWGPSRYGW